The Podarcis raffonei isolate rPodRaf1 chromosome 7, rPodRaf1.pri, whole genome shotgun sequence nucleotide sequence TTCTCTTGTGCATCCTTCAGAAATTAGATTCTGTGGTGCAATCAAATAATGTGGGTGGTTAGGGGAGCAAATATGCTACCCTCTAATGTCCCCCTTGGCTCCACCTTTAAAACTTCATGTATTGGATGGAAGGTTTGTAAGATCTGTAAATGTAGGGAGTGGGATGGTCATAGCTCTTTCCTATTGTTATTAAGACTCTCCCTTGCTTGCCTGATTGGTCTGCCTCCTTTGCTTGGAGCTGAGTGCTACCACAGAAACCCCACCGAAAAGTTCCCATAACTGAGTCTCAAGATGCACCATAGCTTTGAGACCAGTCCTAACATCCAGTAGGTAGGGTGGCAGCAAAGCAGTTGAAGACCAATAGCTTCCACTGGGCTTTTTATTATATTGGGCTTCTTTATATTGGCcagaaaatcatagaattgcagagttggaagggaccctaagtatcatctagttcaggcttcctcaacctcggccctccagatgttttgagactacaattcccatcatccctgaccactggtcctgctagctagggatcatgggagttgtaggccaaaaacatctggagggccgaggctgaggaagcctgatctagttcaatccctgcaatgcaggaatatgcagctgatcacatctgcaaccttggcattatcactgCTGCCATACAAAAGTCAGAGAGAAATGTCTCCATCCTCTACCGAAGGAAACTAGAGGCATTCTGCTGTTCAGGTACACAATCCATTCCGGCAAAAGGAAGGTATGGAGCAGGGCAGGTGAGAGCTGTGGAATgaacagagtaaaaaaaaaggtaaaggtaaaagatctCTGGATGGtttagtcaaaggtgactatggggtggcagcactcatcttgctttcaggctgaggaagccggcatttgtccacagacagctttccgggtcatgtgaccagcatgactaaaccgcttctggtgcaacggaacaccatgatggaaaccagagtgcacggaaactctgtttaccttcccgtcgcagtggtccctatttatctactagcactggtgtgctttagaactgctaggttggcaggagctgggacagagcaacgggagctcaccccgtcatggggatttgaaccaccaaccttctgattcgcaaacccaagagcctcagtggttgagaccacagcgccacccgtgtcccaatatgAACAGAGTACCCATGACTTGGAGattgtcccaagggccagatagagcaGCATGGAGGGCTACATTCACCATCTGAAGTTCTCCACCTTCCCTAGATGCTATTGCAGGGACCAACTATTAGATTTACTAGGATAGGAGCCCTTTCATAGCAATTGCAGAGCCTGCCAGCCTTTATTCAAGAGCTGATGACCAATTGCCCCCAGTGTTTTGCCAGTCCCTCAAGAACTGGATTAATTAACGCCTACAGCATGGCATTCACTTTTATGAATTTCTTTTTGGAAATACCTTTTCTGGAGATTAGTAAGCAATGTCATGTTTCCCATAGATTTCAACATGCTGTAAGAGGAGCTGACAGGGCGAGGAAgtataataatttaagaataaAAATGACATGCTCCTATGTTTTGAATCTTTTGGTTATCATCTCCATATGCCGTGTTAGCAGAGTAATTAGCTTCATTAGGAGGAGCCTTCTACAAACAGCACATGTTGCAGCCAAATGATGTGGCATCATCCTGAATGCGCAATCAAGGCCGAAGTGAAGATCATCAAACTCTAAGACCATCCATTTTAATCAGCAATGCACCAGGGCAACTAGAATTGCACTCAGCTGTTAAACTGATAATTGTGTTTGTGGAAGAGATGgtctgaaaaacacacacacttctgtcAATTGACCCACTCTGGAAATTCTTAGTCTATCCACCCTGCTGAAGAaaacttttgttttctgttgtggGCACTTAGGAGGGCATCTAAACCCAAAATCTGCTGGAATGAGAGAGTTAGGATCCAACAGATCTCCACATCAGCCAGGGTTACACTGGCATAAGTCCCCAACCCTGGCTCAGCCAGAGGTATCTCAGTAAAAGTCCCTCATCCCAGCTCAGCCGGTACAAAGCAAACTGAACTGGCAAAGACTTTGCCAAGCACAGAGTGAATCCgttttggcagtgggaccagGCATCCAGTCAGGGGGTTCGTATGCTGGATCCTAAAACTGTTTCATTCAtgtcatgtgacctggcaaccaGGAGGAATTTACACTGGCAAAAGGGGAGGTCCAAGTCAATCTCAATTTGACTTGTTTTCCCTTTGACAGGCTTCGACCAACACAGCCAGGAGCAGCCTTGCTCCTAAATGGGGTTTGGATctgacacattttattttattttgataaatATTCAGAACTACGTAGTGAGCCCCTCCCACTTTCATGGTTATGGTTATCCTCATTAGTAGGCACATCCATAACTTTCTTATTTTTACTCCTGCCACTGGAGTATAAATGCACTGGAGCTTTGAAGGCAATTGGGACCTGCAAGCAGGTAAGATGGCAATCCCCACACTCAGCTGGAGCTCATCAGAGCTtggctctggcacctctcaggtgggtgtcattgccattctaagaaaaccaaggagaagttcatggtgagatCCGGCAccacttttcctagaaaaataacactgctcACACTGCTTTTCTTGAAGAGCTGTTCTTCCATCTGGTCTTGGAAATGCTGTTGTCAGATTGCTTTTGTCTTCTAAACACAGCCAGAAAACTTAACAATGTCTTTAATTTCTCCCGATTAAAGGTTTtgccaaagggggaaaaaaaaccacttccaattttctcataaaattcaAACATTTAAGTTTCCTGTGGCAAAAAAGTGGagattcatggaatcatagagttgaaaagtACCCCAAAAGTCATCTGCTCCAACTCTCtgctgtgcaggaatctcaactaaagcatccatgacacatggccacccaacctctgcttaaaatacgCCAATGAAGAAGAATCCACAACCtgctgagggagaccattccactgtctaacagctcttagtgtcagaaagttcttcctgatgttcagttggaatctcctttcttgtaacttgaatccatggtTCAGGTCTTATCATACAGAGCAGTAGCAAACAAGCTTGCTTTATCTTCCAAGTGACAGTACtcttgatatttgaagatggctatcatatctcctctcagcctcctctcttctaaACATTTGTCCTTATGTAAAACATTTAAAGTATATCACCGAAAGGTATATagataaatgaaaaacaaaaataaaaaaaaactgaCATTTTTCAAGTGGTTTCAACAACTTTTTCCACTATATGTGTTCACTATACTCAGGCAATAGAGGTGAGCATGAGACTTCACACCAATAACTGCATTTTCATAAGCAAAAACAGCCTCCATTGCTTAGACAAATACTACATTGTGTTCATTATCTTTTtctatgcctttttttaaaaaaagaagacaaggtGTCATTACATTTGGAAGGATGGCACATCATAATAACACATCTACTTTACGTAATGAAAAATCTGGTGTAGCATTTGGTAAAGAAGCAATTATAATCTATGTTAACACAGTATGTGTGTTTTGCTAGTGATTGATAAGCCAAAGACTTAAACGAAGAGTGAGTTCTGTTTGATGTCAGTCAATTTTGACAGATTTCTCACTTACTCCAGCCACAAGGAAGGTGTCGAGTATATAATTTCCTCCCGCCCGTAAATGAGTTTTGAAAGTTCGAATTCTTTGGAACAAGTTTTAGATTGCACGGTTTTGATGAATGTGGAACAACGAATGCAGTTAAGGAAAAACAGAATCAACTCCAATATTCATCTAGCTCAGACCATGGTTGCACAATGTCTGTCTCACCAAACTGAAGATGACCAACTTCTCTTATATTGTGACTTGCTAGCTGCTTCACAACCCATCATTTTACTGATCACAATCAGGCAGGTAGAAACAGGAAGTTTGTTGGTGTGTGGTGGACCAACATACATGGTTGGTGGACTGAATTCTGCTCAGGGAATCTTGACTCAATGTAGGTCAACTCTACAGCTCAAAATAATCAAGATGGTAAAGGTGATAACAATTGTTCTGAGTATCTCATAGTGAGACAGAGATAAGTACAAAGAAGACATTTCTATGTTTCATTTCAGGACTTTCATGAGGCTCACCTTtactagatatgtctttctgtaTGTGTGAAAAATAATCCAAACAATGACCTGTACTTGTCAACTGATAATGTCTTTTCCACAAGCGGCCTACACCACGAATtggacaacattttaaaatctgctctctgctttcttctctttctaaAAGAAATACTTTTTAGGATGACCCTGCTAGTGAACTCCCCTCCCAAATTTGGAGTGGACCCAGTTCAAACAAATTATTTCAAGACACAACTTAAATTATTCTAAAAATTTTGAATATTGTGGACTATTTGAATCAAGGTGCTGCAATACTCCCAGTGCTGGTTTCAGGAGAGCACATTGGTTTATATTCTTATACACACACCTTCAATTCTCCTCAAAGAGTTACAGCTCCCAGAGTTTCACGGGAAGAGGGATTTATTGTTAAAACAATCTGGAAAATGTAGGTCTTTGAgaagtataaggtaaaggtaaagggacccctgaccattaggtcaaattgtgaccgactctggggttgcggcactcatcttgctttattggccaagggagccggcatacagcttccgggtcatgtggccagcatgactaagccacttctggcgaaccagagcagcgcacggaaacgccgtttaccttcccgccggagcggtacctatttatctacttgcactttgaggtgtttttgaactgctaggttggcaggagcagggaccgagcaatgggcgctcactccgttgcggggattcgaactgccgaccttctgatcggcaagtcctaggctctgtggtttaatccacagcgccacataggggtctcttaacaagtctcagcatgcttaacaaactacacttcccaagattctttggaggaagccagggTGGTTTAAAGTGttgattctgctttaaatgaatagtgcaAATGGATTATCAGTTGGTTGCCATCCTAAGACATGTTGGCAGTTGTGGAGGGAGGACAGCAATTTGTACCCTGCATAGCTGCTTGCCCATCCCAGCAGTTGCAGAAATTGTAATAAATTATGGGAAATGGTGGATGTTTGCTTAATATGGAACACTGCCTCTACTCTCCCATTCTAATCCACAGTGACTACCTAGAAATGCAGCcgttgagtcccccccccccatatatatcaAAGGAAACCCAAAACAGAATTATGGCAGCATTATGATGATTGCTGGGAAATATGGTGGACTGGAAGCCTTCTATAATTATCTCAAGGAACGTTTGCCATGAAAGACAAAACTGACTGTCTCAGCAAATCTTGTGGCTAATTTAACCATGGTGGTAAAACTGTCAGTGGTACCCTTTGCTCAGTAATTGACTGGTGCTAAGGAGCATTATGACCTTTGAAAATGTCAGACTCTGAGATGAACCTGGTGTGAAACATCTCCCACCCCTCCCAAGCACGAAGATCCCTGTACAAGTTGGAAATTGTTTTGACACTTGTACAATTACTGACTGACACCAAACCCATTTTGCCTTTTGTTTGCCTGTGAGGATACTCTACTGTGGAAAGCTGTAGGTGACAACGAGTTTAGGATACTTACTTTATTTGTAGATGGATATCATTTTGTTCCTTTtatatttctttaagaacttcaGGCAAAAGAGTAATGTCTAAAGAGGACTCTGAGGACTGAACACATTGTAGCTTAAAGGGCTACATTATATTATGGGATGACCATATTCCATTCATTATGTGGCATCTGTATGATGTAATGAGATAAACATCCTCTTTTTAAGCTACTCCACTTCAGCTTCTGGTCGCCggctcagaaaaaaatctgactttaaagACACAATAAAATATCTGTGCCATCTCCTCTGGTGAAGACCATCTATGTAGCTTGCTCTAGCCATTTCCTTCTCTTTGCCTTTAAAAATTAACTCTACCACTTTAACCTCGCCACCCACAACTTCCTACTGAGGAGCAATCACCATTGGGACTACTGCAAGGGACGAGGGAATGTTTAACCATTTTGCTCTCTGTCCTATATTTCTGATGAACAttgtccaacacacacacacacagctggggaAAGGAAGGTTTTCCTTCTCAAGTACAGGATGCCATTCAGATTTCAGAGGTTTGGAAGCAGTTGTTATTCTGCTTGCAGTGACTGGGTGCTGCTAAATCACCCATATCAACCTGAAGGCACCCTATGTTAGACTTCAGGTCTTCAGCTTCTGGGTTCATATATTTCTTTCATTTCCTCCGAAACATTACACAGCAGAACACATTAGTGTCATGACATTCTCTCTTCTAGCACCCTCTCTTCTGCCTCTGGTATTATGATGATACCAGTGACGTCATTGTGATGCAAGCAATGACCTCACAAGAAACCAGGCTTTGTGGAGGGCTCTGACTGACTGCAATGAGAAAAGCACACTCTGATGTTGCTTCAGCCACAACCAACCGTAGACTGGGCCTTAGATAGGGGCAGCATTTCTGTCTCACTTGTTAACTCAACCTTTACGGCCTCTTCAAGTTACAGGGGCCAGGCCCACTTTAGCAGTCTTTTACCCTGAGGGAGCAGGGCAGACGCTGGCTGTACTGCAGCTTTTGTGATGTGGTCCTTGGAGCCAGGAACAATCATGTGACAGGTTTGGGCTGCAGGCACACTGCAACTGTGGGCTCATTTTGTGGATGTGCTTCTGGGGCCTGTTCAGCCTACAATAACCCTTCTGATTCTGTGAGTCCTCATCGCCTAAAAAAGAGGAATCAGATCAAAGAAACATCACAACAGGTGTGGACAATATGAAACACCCTGAACAATATGGAGGTACAAACAAGAGTCAAGTTTAATAGATGTTAAAGGCGAAGGAGGGGTGTGGTTGCCATTTCCAGTAGTAACCATGCATTTGCCTCGACAGCTAGTTCTACCCTAACAGATAAAAAGaaattcataccctccaacatttctccaatgaaaatagggatgattccatcatcatcatcatcatcatcatcatcatcatcatcttcagtttagtatttataccccacccatctgactaggttgccccagccactttggacagcttccaacatataaaaaacaacaacataataaaacattacacatttacaaacttccctatacaaggctgccttcagatgtcttctaaaggttgtatagttacttatctccttggctcgggggtctcttaactccataccctccaacatttctctgacaaaaatagggacttcctaaggaaaagcggggcattctgggattaaatcagaaaccaggatggtttctgtaaatctaggactattcctgggaaatagggacacctggaaggTCTGGAAATTCAGAGCACAGGGATGGCAAGCTATGCTGTGAAGCCTAACTGAAAaagggcgggggaggggaggcaggcaaGACTATAATTTAAGGATGTGAATGGAATGAAGATGGTCCCATGGCGCTTCATGAAAAGGAAAGCAAGGATGTGTGTGCCTAATGACCTAAGCCCACTCATTAGGATTATGGTTGTGGATAAGCACAGCAGGCCTTATCATTAAATCTACTGCCATCGTTTCCCAAAATACTTAAATTCATTGCAGAAGGGTTATAAAGTACTTCTAAGTGGCTCTTAAAAAACACGCATGCAGGCACATGCACGCGCACAGACACATGGAATcactctcttttttctctttaatCCAAAAACAGAAAGCAGCGTAAGTCATTGAATTTACCAAGTGCATTATCTGAAGAGCCATTTCTCTATATTTTCATGTATATATGCATGTCTTTTGTTCAATAATGAAACAAACAGGTTTCATTtttgcctttccttttcccctGTCAGGATCTGAATGCGAGAGTTACATCCCTCATTAATGACTCATCCCAGCTAATCTCTATTCTATTCATAGCTTCGCACTGTCTTCTTGCCACGGCTTCCCTTGCCGAACCTATTGTTTCAAATAGGGGGAAAGGCTGTTCTGTGCTCCTGTGGTGTGAGGACATTAGAGTGCCTTGAATCCCCCCTCCTGCAATTATACCCTTCAAAAACATCAGAAGAAATTGAAGTTGGAAGAAATTGGAGGCATTTAAgctgaggctggatggccatctgtcaggaatccTACATTACAGATCTTGCATCGAGCAAGGATTTGGACAGTATGCCTTTTAAGGATGCGTCTAACTCTGTAACTCTACGGTTCAAGTTATGGGGAAATGTGCCGTAAACAAGCTTGCAAAAGGTACATCAGATTCAAGGAAATGTTGTTTTGAAGCTGGTGTGATTATCTGACTCAGCATGCTAGCCACATCATATTGCTCCCCAAAACTGTGCTCTAAACATTGGTCTCCTATTTTCAACAGCACACACATCTTGGAGATAAATGTATAGAAAGTTAAAAGGCTTAGAAAATAGTTGAACTTCATGTACCCCTAAAACCTGGGTTAGGAAGGCACATATTCCAAAAGACAGTAGAGAATCcattaaattaaacattaaatgaaatatagaatcatagaatcttagagtccaccacctctcgtgggagtctgctccactgccaaacagctcttagtgtcagaaagttttttctaacttgaagccattggttcaagtcctacctctccaggagaaaacaagcatgttccctcttccacgtgacagtccttgagatatttgaagatggctatcatatcacctcttggtCTTCTCTGTTCCAAACTAAACTTACCCAGCTCTTTCAAGCAATCCTTGTAAGGCTTAGTTTACCTTAATcacagacccttaatcatcttggccaccctcatctgcacatattccagcttgtcaacacccttcttaaattgtagtgcccagaattggacaatgtattccaagtgtggtctgatcaaggcagaataggtactattacttcccttgatctggacactatacatctgttgatgcagcctagaaaagcATTAGCTATATacttactactgctgctgcttcaacAATATGCAAAGTAAAAGATATTAGCATAAAATAAGTGAATGCAGCAGGAAAACCAGCACCAGACCATAAAAGGACAGATCCCAGGTAAGCTGAAAGAGGTCCGCCAACATAGGAGTGGCAACACCAGATGACACATTGTCCAGGTTTCAAACAAATATGGCAGCAGCCCTAGCTATATGCCTTGGTATCAGTAAAAGTTGCCCGTATCTCTCGTGCTCTTGGGTAACCTTCTTCTCCTTAAAATAGGAGTGGGTAACTTTTGGCTCTCAatatgttgttgggctgcaactccttcctggcagaggggaaatgagtttttaaaatagTAGTCTACTCCGGGTTGCCAGGTCACGTGACTGAGCCAGCCTAAGCCCCCATCCCTCAAGTCTTGCCTTCATAATGCCTCTTTTGTGGGGCTTACGCTAGCCTCATCTCATCCAGCTGAGCTGGAATGAGCAAGTTATGCTGGTGTATCTTCAGTTGAGCTGGGTTTGAGGACTTAATGCTGGCTGAAATGAAGTTTTGCTGCATCCTAAGCTGCTCATCTCATTCAGCCTTGCCCCCTAAGTCTATATTTTAAGAGGCTTCTTTGCTGGCCTGGTTGATCTGACCATAGTTTTCTTCTTTAGCAGGCCTGGGGCATATGGACTGACTCCTACTACATGTGGGCTTCCAACAGGTTGCTGGCTGGGAACAGGAGGGTGGACTTGATGGGCCCAATCTAGTCCAATCTAGCAGGACTGCTCTTATGTTCCTAAATCCCTAATTGTCATGCTTCAGTTTCTCAGATCAGGGCTCGCTGCAAACCACCTCTTTGGAATATTTGGCCTTGCATAAGTATTAGTTGTTGTGTCTACAGGATTATGTTTCCTACATAGGACATGAACCTAAAGATAGACTTCCTGGCCATGGTTCAAGCACTCCTCAAGACTGTCACTATGGCACAGCAAGCCTGAAAGAAAAAGCTTGGCAGGAACAGAAGCTACACAAAGTATCTGCTTGTAAGTATTTAAAGTGCAATCAGTGTTGGTGTCCATCATGAACcaattagatacagtggtacctcgcaagatgaatgcctcgtaagacaaaaaactcgctagacgaaagagtttttcgttttttgaggtgcttcgcaagacgaatttccctatgggcttgcttcgcaagacgaaaacgtcttgcaagtttgtttcctttttcgtaaaaccgttaatacccagggtgcattgcttgaagaggtgcagttgcgacttgactttgaggagcaactcatagcacgcggtgtggtagccttttttgaggtttttgaagactttggtgatttttgaagcttttccaaaacttcttttgcagccatttggtaagttaaacttttaaaacttttttgggggtttttggattttgggttggggtgtttggaattcaaggacttggtgttggggaggggtttgcaagaatctggaagcttgtgtggtttttttctgcatttttatgattttttgtgaccattgggccactctgctgtttttttaaaaaaaattctgggtttgaatttctgtgtggtgggtggctgggggaacagtttaggaggggtttgcaagaatctggaagcttgtgtggtttttttctgcatttttatgattttctgtgaccattgtgccactctgctgtttttttaaaaaaaaaattctgggtttgaatttctgtgtggtgggtggctgggggaacagttggggaggggtttgcaagagttggggaggggctgggggaacatttggggaggggtttgcaacagttggggaggggtttgcaatttttgtgtggtgggtggctgggggaatagttgaggtttttgaagactttggtgatttttgaagcttttccaaaacttcttttgcagccatttggtaagttaaacttttaaaacttgtttggggggttttggattttgggttggggtgtttggaattcaaggacttggttctgggtttgaatttctgtgtggtgggtggctgggtgcttttgaattttttggatgtgaagactgattttttttgggggggggttgcgaaggtaggagctgtgctgccatgggacccaagaagactgctgctgcagaggccggcgagaggaagaaggagaaggttgcgctggaaatgaagaaggagatcatccggaagcacgacggtggaatgcgtgtgacagacctcgccagggagtatgggaggaatccatcgaccatcgggaccatcctgaagatgagggagaagatccttgcgactgatgcagccaagggagtcaccaggatcgtgaagaaccgcccagctgttctggaggaggtggagaagttgctgctcatctggttagaagagaagcagcgtgcaggggacacagtgactgaggccgtcatttgtgagaaggccaaggccttgcacgcagaccttgTCCGGGAACAgacaggaacctcaggcgagccagaagtcttcaaggcaagcagaggctggtttgactggttcaagacaagatctggaatccacagcgtggtcaggcatggagaggctgccagttctgatgttcctgcggctgaaaactttgcagcggagttcctggaggttgtgaagacagagggctacgttccacagcaggtcttcaactgcgacgagaccgggctgttttggaagaggatgcccaaaaggactttcatcacacaggaggaggccaagttgcctggccacaagcccatgaaggaccgtctgaccctgctcttctgtgccaatgcaag carries:
- the LOC128418110 gene encoding tigger transposable element-derived protein 1-like, yielding MGPKKTAAAEAGERKKEKVALEMKKEIIRKHDGGMRVTDLAREYGRNPSTIGTILKMREKILATDAAKGVTRIVKNRPAVLEEVEKLLLIWLEEKQRAGDTVTEAVICEKAKALHADLVREQTGTSGEPEVFKASRGWFDWFKTRSGIHSVVRHGEAASSDVPAAENFAAEFLEVVKTEGYVPQQVFNCDETGLFWKRMPKRTFITQEEAKLPGHKPMKDRLTLLFCANASGDLKIKPLLVYHSENPRAFKKHKVDKEQLSVMWRSNSKAWVTRVLFVDRVNLAFGPTNYSGLT